The sequence ttaaaatgtatccatatttacttgtatatgagattttgtcttcgtaggataccgttaacctattcgcaggtatgaccaaaaaaaaatatttgtttaacggcagtttcaaaacttaaatttaaaatttttaaaaattttgttaaacaaattttagaatttgttgatcatcacttggggatttattgtcaacataatagggaataaaaatgtgaaaaaattatgtcaatacctcctatagtttttccgtacctgcgatttaaatttagcgattttagagaaaaactaatttttgggccatattttggcgaatgagccgaatttccttactgttatgatttctaagtaaaagctattcagaatattataggccatgtaattctaaatatagtctgaaagttttactaaaatcggaaaacgccaacccttaaatcgagaatgtcaaatgtcaaatttttcaatatttggaatttctcatggaaaaatagcgaaatgttatatctttttggtccgattttgatgaaactcaagaaaagtatgaagtctagtatttataataacagcacaaaattgtttttttttaattttttttaatttattagtgaaaaaaaaaatcgggttaaaaaatattttttctcgattttgacctattgtgggtccaaattactatagccttatatacatcgttgcaatggactttgaaatatctatcattagttatccatattgtctatattaatgacttagatatagatcaaaaataggccaaaaattgaggttgtcccggGCAACCGATCCGGAACTATTCCCGATATATTAatatatcaatcatgtttgtaagttatttgggggctacggaaagtttattttcaacatacagacgtacATGGCTTTATCGACTTTGTGGGgtctcaaatgaaaaatgtagaaaaaaacaaacggaatgacaaacttatacccttcaacttcgtgagaaggtcATTCCGTCATGTAATTTGCACAAACtttccctataaagtatatatattctggattctatagatagcggagtcgattaagccatgtccgtctgtctgtctgttgaaatcaattttctgaagaccccagatatctttgggatccaaatcttcaataattctgtcagacatgctttcgagacgtttcctatttaaaatcagcaaaatcggtccataagtggctgagatatgaggaaaaaaccaggacaacctcgatttttgacctatatctggattaccaagtcattaatatagacaatatggatatctaataatagatatttcaaagacctttgcaacgacgtatataacaccatactaagttggacatacaatgggtcaaaatcggaaaaatattatttacccgaatttttttttcaccaaaaataaaaatttaaaaacaaaaattttttttttcaaatttaaaaaaaagaaatttttaaaatttaaaaaaaaatttccaaaaaattaaaaaaacaactttggaaaaaaaattttgtttacctaaaaatatttaaaatttgtattttgaagtataatttggtgaagggtatataagattcggcacggccgtagtttccgatctatgttccagggtttcaaatataaaatgtaaGTCATTAATATTCTGTACGAGAGCTGTGGAGATTCTACTGCTCTGTAGTGAAAAACTATTACTAGCTACTTTTACTAATTATGTTCATGCTGGCAGTGTCCGGACTCATAGCATTCAGGGGGTGAACGTATTCCTAACCTCCTAATCTCTTCACTATTCCACTCCTATCCATTACCCAAAGAGAAGAGATATAAAAATATGCATACAATTTCTCACTCTATTTCAAATGTCTCAAAAAAGTGCACACAAATGCTTAAGCTccaaaaaatcacttaaattagtttttagtcaaaaaaaaaaactatcaattaaAATCCAGCTAATAATCCTTTTTAATCAAACAACtgaacttttataaaaagaaacaacagctgcataatatttattttgcatttccccgaaaagtaaaaaaagaaaaccttaaaataaaacaaaaaataattaaaagctttatattttaattaagtttttttcatacatttccagcaatttgaaacattttttaaggcGCTTAAtcaatgaaacatttttacattcaataatcaattcaaattaatttacatttataCAAACATGTCTTtcttaagcttttatttttctCTGATACTCACCTTTTATCGCACTTTTGTTTGTGTCTTTACAGCaaccaattaaaaatttaacaagtcAATATTTAAAACGATTTCAAAGAAGAAGGACAACATACAAAATAGTCACATCGAttatagtaaataaataaaaaaaaacgataaaAAGGATGCAACAAGGACAACAGAGAAAGAGACAACATAAACAATTAATATCcgtaaaggaaataaacaatctatttaaaaagcaaaaacaatccAGAAAACACAGAAggtattaaagaaaatacagAAAACTAACAGCCAGAAAAATTTACAAAGAAATGCTGGAATAATTTACAGTACAAAAAGAgtaatataaattgtataaaaagagcTGCAGCAGCAAACGGATTGTTACTGCAGCAAAGGATTGCTTTTGCAGCAAAGACAAGTTAGTCTTTAAGCTGTTAAGAGGATTTGAATGGATCAAAAGAGCATCACCATAACATTTAAATTGTACGCCATCTACAACTGGAAAACACTATCTAGCAACACCAACACCACCGCCAACGTTTAACAGACAtactacaaaaacaaacaaataatcgaTCGATCAAAAAAGGCATTTAAAAAGAGGCTTCCCTACTCTTTAGCTTCCTCTCTTACTGTTATTTTCAACTACAATTGCTatcaatttttgaaaagaaacacacacatacagaGTTACAATAATCAATCAATGACATCAACGAACATTTACTTCATACATGTATGCACGTAAAAAAAACTGCACTCAAAAACAGACAAactgcagaaaaaaaaacttactgaTTATTTACTTGAAACGTATAGCTTTTCAAGTAGACTGAAACtgggggaaaaataaaacttgaaaataaaatgaaaaataacagCGAATTTAAACGAAAACTAGTTATAAACAAATCCCAATTGTATGATGAAtgtaaaaatcaagaaaatattgaaaaatcctTAAAAAGCAAAACACCTAAAACTATGCAATACAAATATGAAAGCAGAATTGTTAAGAAAGCATTGaagacagcaacaacaacaacaacaccactaATGATGACAACATTGTCAGCAACAtcaacagcatcatcatcatcaccaacgCCATTGCCATTATCTTCATCATTAGCAGCACCATTGACGACATCATTAAAAACACAGACAGCTACAGCAGCAAATTGTAGCAATAACAACTTAGCAACAAGACAAGCAAAcgaagaaaccaacaaattaaaGGAAATACAACGAGATCCTTTACAGCAGCTACAACAAACTGAGTTAAAATGCCACCtgcaaaataacaacaacgacaaaTATATACAATCACCACTACCACCATCAGTACTGACACAACATCAAGCAGCAGAAGCAGCAGCATCAGTAACATCTGTAAACTCAACAATTTCCCCCGATATTAACACCGGAAATACGTTGCTATCatatgtttacaacaacaacaacaaaacaaatagcaggaataacaaaaataatgatgaaGATAATAAAGACGACAATGATGATAATAACACATCCTTGCGAGTAACATCATCGGCAACATCCTGTTcaagcaacagcaacaataatgaCAAAGACATCATCATAACCTCAACTTTAGCAGCGGCCTCATTGTCGTCACCATCGTTAATACATCATCAACGTCAGAAAGTTATTGCCGCCAACACCACCACTACCACCACCACAGCCACCTACAAACACTCAGCCCTTTATCATGAAATGGACAACAGCTTAAGcagttttaaattttggaaaactaCCCACTCCTCATGTTCCAGCACCAGCACCACCTCCTGCATTTCCACCTCTTCCTCCGCGAATGTCATTTGGTTATTGGCTTTAGTGTCCATGTTCACCTTATTCGGTTGCGGTCACGCTGGCTTTGCTTGTCTCAGTAATCCCTGTGTGTTTGGCGTTTGTATTGATGGTCTAAATAGGTGAGTTtctcatttttttcttttaaatatgaaaagaaaacaaacagtaATGTGTACTATGTGTTATTAATAATAATCcagtttttttgttgctttcgtACTGATATTGGTAACCtagtttctaaataaaataaataatgcagTATGTACAGATTTGTTGGATAACCCAGTAAAATTAtaggtttttaaaataaagtatataAAACTGTTCAGCAAACTATCATTCAGAACTCAGAATCAGAAATGTCATTTCAATGAACGCTATAgagcagtggtcggcataaagagaacatggtacacattttttcttttttgatttttatttgtttttgataatttttatggaATTCGTTGTTGAAAGTTACACAACTGATCATTTATTTGAACCCCTGGTGACcatgagtgccgaccactgataTTAAAGCATGTAGCAAACTTTTTTTGGAGTGGAATTGAGGATTATATATTACAAGCCATCTTTATAGCTTCGGTTTGGGCAATAGATATTGAGAACTTAAACTATTAGACTCCtttttagggtttttatcccaggaattcccggtacaaatatCCCggaaattttgccaatttttcactacccgattcccgggatttttaatcGTTAATCCCTTGAATTAAAAACTgatgaaaatacatagaaaacaagtaagaactcaattttttcaccaaaaaacagtgaaaagttttttacagttttttgcttttatctcggcaaaaatagaccgcttattattattattaattttttttttttgaggtttttggtatgaaaatttaaaaagtgaattcattatttatagaatttatttcttattgaatcatt comes from Calliphora vicina chromosome 2, idCalVici1.1, whole genome shotgun sequence and encodes:
- the LOC135950402 gene encoding myb-like protein P, whose product is MKNNSEFKRKLVINKSQLYDECKNQENIEKSLKSKTPKTMQYKYESRIVKKALKTATTTTTPLMMTTLSATSTASSSSPTPLPLSSSLAAPLTTSLKTQTATAANCSNNNLATRQANEETNKLKEIQRDPLQQLQQTELKCHLQNNNNDKYIQSPLPPSVLTQHQAAEAAASVTSVNSTISPDINTGNTLLSYVYNNNNKTNSRNNKNNDEDNKDDNDDNNTSLRVTSSATSCSSNSNNNDKDIIITSTLAAASLSSPSLIHHQRQKVIAANTTTTTTTATYKHSALYHEMDNSLSSFKFWKTTHSSCSSTSTTSCISTSSSANVIWLLALVSMFTLFGCGHAGFACLSNPCVFGVCIDGLNSSYSCYCIDGYTGIQCQTNWDECWSGPCENGGTCIDGVAYYNCTCPDGFSATKEGFLFETSRN